Within the Leishmania donovani BPK282A1 complete genome, chromosome 13 genome, the region GTTGCAGACTCATGAAGcgggcacagagagagagagaccgctGCGCTCGATAAGATGCCGTACAgctgaagagcagcaccCTCGAAAAAGGAGAAACAGGGAGGGTCGGACTCCTTtcagacagacagacacacgcagggCAATGAccatgtgcacgtgtgcccGTGTACCGGCAGGAAGTTGGTAAGGGTGTTTGTAGCCCTGCCAGCCCTCTGGCGCTTTCTTGAAGTCTGCCTAGCGCTCGGTCCGACCGCATGCTGTTCATCCATTTGGAATTGCTTGCCCCTTTGACTGCGGTAGAAATGGCGGAGCGTAGCGCCTCGGTCAGTCCTCCTGGCGCAGGTAGCGGCGTTCCAGGTACTCGCGAAAGTACTTGGGGTTCAGCGCTTCGCCGGTCGCCTTGACAATCAGGTCTTCCGTGTTGTAGAGGCATCCCTGGCTCCAGatcttctccctctgctTCTCAAAGATCGGCTCCATCTGGCCAGTGCGGATGCACTTGTCCACTGTATCCTCACCGAGCTCATTCTTGATCGTCGccatcagctgcgccgcgaacATGGAGCCAAGCGAGTACGTCGGGAAGTAGCCAAAGGCGCCCATCGACCAGTGAATGTCCTGCAGGCAGCCAATCTCGTCGCGGCCCTCCGTCTCCAGGCCCAGGTATGCCTTCATCTTCTCGTTCCACACGCGAGGGATGTCTTCTGCCTCCATCGTGCCCTCGATGAGTGCACGCTCTATCTCGTAGCGCAGCAAGATGTGCAGCGGGTAGCACACCTCATCCGCCCGGATCCGGATGAAGCCAGGCTTCACCGTCTGGTTCATCAGCCGCACGTTCTCCCGAGAGAATGCGGGCTGATCACCGAGGTATTCCTTCAGCAGTGGAACGAGGAACTCCAAGAAGGCGCTGGAGTGGCCAATCACAACCTCGGCAAAGCGCGACTGGCTCTCGTGGATCGTCATCGAGCGTGCCTCGCACACCGGCTGGCCGCGCATCTCCACCGGGCCGCAGTTCGTCTCGTACTTGGAGTGGCCCGTCTCGTGGATCGTCGCGAAGAGCCCCTTGGTGAAGTCCTGCAGGTCGTAGGCGGTAGTGATGCGCGAGTCTTCCTTTACCATGCCCATAAACGGGTGCTCAGAGACGTCCAGCCGACCTGACTCGAAGTCGAAGCCCCACACCTCCATGAGGTGGCGGCTAAGAGCCTCCTGCTTGTCCTTGGGAAAGGGCGCCTCAGGCGCAACCACCTCCA harbors:
- a CDS encoding carboxypeptidase, putative is translated as MQAYTQLEKLCQKVYRLAHLLSLGAWDSKTMMPSKGAAARGAALGELYGLIAEMITSPSTKALLDEAETAKAELTTVQQANLRELRRMYTSQAALPTEFSVLKTKLSSTTPLIWVKCRSNNDFATFLPALKEMIALARREAQYRSTATGKPLYEALFNQYESGMTLETLEKILLDVKSWLPELLQKILAAQRDAGLEVVAPEAPFPKDKQEALSRHLMEVWGFDFESGRLDVSEHPFMGMVKEDSRITTAYDLQDFTKGLFATIHETGHSKYETNCGPVEMRGQPVCEARSMTIHESQSRFAEVVIGHSSAFLEFLVPLLKEYLGDQPAFSRENVRLMNQTVKPGFIRIRADEVCYPLHILLRYEIERALIEGTMEAEDIPRVWNEKMKAYLGLETEGRDEIGCLQDIHWSMGAFGYFPTYSLGSMFAAQLMATIKNELGEDTVDKCIRTGQMEPIFEKQREKIWSQGCLYNTEDLIVKATGEALNPKYFREYLERRYLRQED